Proteins from a genomic interval of Sphingobacterium sp. SYP-B4668:
- a CDS encoding SO2930 family diheme c-type cytochrome: MRKISLFGLLIILSTSSAVLMQQACKHKTKPQATTSTTGFEFKERLSDYGFFTGVIKDLTPAEGVVLYDLSTPLFTDYSIKDRFIKLPHGQSLTYTASGPLGFPDSSIIIKNFAYTNEAHQKIMIETRLLVKDPKDHKWKVMNYLWNKEQTDAVRHITGAKVPITLLDEDGKKHVTNYMVPNTNDCKRCHVNNGTLTPIGPKARNLNFTLNGQTKNQLSQLASNGILVGLPDLTKVSQLPIWTDSKHYSLEKRARAYLDINCAHCHTKGGDAFNTGLFLDYEENNANHLGIKKAPVSAGGGAGGLDFDIVPGDPAQSILLHRMNSIEPGTAMPELARTIIHKEGVALISEWIQRLPKEK, encoded by the coding sequence ATGCGCAAAATATCTCTTTTTGGTCTCCTAATTATACTCAGCACATCATCCGCCGTGCTAATGCAGCAGGCGTGCAAGCACAAAACCAAACCACAGGCCACTACCAGCACGACAGGATTCGAATTTAAGGAAAGGCTTTCTGACTACGGTTTTTTCACAGGGGTCATCAAAGATTTAACACCTGCAGAGGGGGTTGTACTCTATGACCTCAGTACTCCTCTATTTACCGACTATTCCATTAAAGACAGATTCATCAAACTACCGCATGGCCAGTCACTCACCTACACAGCCAGTGGGCCGTTGGGCTTTCCTGACTCCAGTATCATTATCAAAAACTTCGCTTATACCAATGAAGCTCATCAAAAGATTATGATTGAGACCCGACTGTTGGTCAAAGACCCCAAAGACCATAAGTGGAAGGTGATGAATTATCTTTGGAACAAGGAACAGACCGATGCTGTTCGACATATTACGGGTGCCAAAGTTCCGATTACCTTACTTGATGAAGATGGAAAAAAACATGTCACGAATTATATGGTACCGAATACCAATGACTGCAAAAGATGTCATGTAAACAATGGCACATTGACCCCAATTGGACCTAAAGCACGTAATCTCAACTTTACTTTAAATGGGCAAACTAAGAATCAACTTTCGCAACTGGCATCCAATGGCATACTTGTTGGTCTACCCGACTTGACGAAGGTATCGCAATTGCCGATATGGACAGATTCAAAACACTACAGCTTGGAAAAACGAGCCAGAGCATACTTGGATATTAACTGTGCTCATTGTCATACCAAAGGGGGAGATGCATTTAACACGGGACTATTTTTGGACTACGAAGAGAACAACGCTAATCATTTAGGGATAAAAAAAGCACCAGTCTCTGCTGGAGGAGGTGCGGGAGGGCTTGACTTCGACATTGTCCCGGGTGACCCGGCCCAGTCTATTCTCCTGCATCGGATGAATAGTATTGAACCAGGGACCGCCATGCCCGAGTTAGCACGTACTATTATCCATAAAGAAGGAGTGGCTCTGATAAGCGAATGGATACAACGCTTACCAAAGGAAAAATAG
- a CDS encoding aldehyde dehydrogenase family protein produces MMTDYIQTVFELQQKNKHTLQWSTAQQRIATLRKLKSAIHEFEERIYAALQEDLRKSRFESALTEVFFALSEIDFAIQHLKKWMKPRKARKTFTSVFASNRIYYEPKGVCLIIAPWNYPFQLIMSPLISAIAAGNCIVLKPSEISSSVSKVIAQLIQQYFKKDEIACFEGDRSISEFLLQLPFDHIFFTGSTSVGKAVMQAAAKNLSSVTLELGGKSPVIIDPSANIRDAAIKIAWGKLINAGQTCIAPDYVFVHRSKLGEFIVHFKEAVIRQFFTEQGQLDDSQYVKIINQHHTDRLMGLIHDATDRGASIVWGGQVERSALTIYPTLLCDVPLDSRIMDEEIFGPILPVIPYDDIEMPIRTINSKGKPLAFYIFSKDKPTVKRLLTSTSSGGACVNDVIIHVSNPNLPFGGINGSGIGSCHGIFGFKAFSHERSIVFQSALNISKLIYPPYTNKEWVLRLLRKYM; encoded by the coding sequence ATGATGACAGATTACATTCAAACTGTTTTTGAACTTCAGCAAAAGAACAAACATACGCTCCAATGGAGTACAGCACAACAGCGCATAGCTACCTTAAGGAAGTTAAAGTCGGCAATACATGAATTCGAAGAAAGGATATATGCAGCATTACAAGAGGATTTGAGAAAAAGCAGATTTGAATCCGCACTTACAGAAGTGTTCTTCGCACTTAGTGAAATAGATTTTGCCATCCAGCATCTAAAAAAATGGATGAAACCCCGAAAAGCTCGAAAGACATTCACCAGTGTATTTGCTTCCAATCGAATATATTACGAGCCTAAGGGCGTATGTCTCATTATTGCCCCTTGGAACTATCCTTTCCAATTAATCATGAGTCCGTTGATATCGGCTATAGCTGCTGGTAATTGTATTGTATTGAAGCCTTCGGAAATTAGCTCTTCGGTCAGCAAGGTCATCGCTCAGTTGATCCAACAGTATTTTAAGAAGGACGAAATAGCTTGTTTTGAAGGTGATCGGTCTATATCCGAATTCCTACTCCAGTTGCCTTTCGATCATATTTTCTTTACGGGCAGTACCTCCGTTGGTAAAGCTGTCATGCAAGCGGCTGCCAAAAACCTCAGTTCCGTCACACTCGAGCTTGGCGGAAAATCACCTGTCATCATCGACCCTTCTGCTAATATCAGAGATGCAGCAATCAAAATTGCATGGGGCAAGCTAATCAATGCTGGTCAGACTTGTATTGCACCCGATTATGTATTTGTGCACAGATCTAAGCTAGGAGAATTTATAGTCCATTTTAAGGAAGCTGTCATTCGTCAATTTTTCACTGAACAGGGTCAGTTGGACGACTCTCAATATGTTAAGATTATCAATCAACACCATACGGATCGCCTCATGGGCTTGATTCATGATGCAACCGACCGGGGCGCCTCTATAGTATGGGGTGGACAAGTCGAGCGGTCGGCATTGACCATCTATCCTACCCTGCTATGTGATGTACCTTTGGATAGCAGAATAATGGACGAAGAAATATTTGGCCCCATACTCCCCGTGATTCCATATGACGACATAGAAATGCCGATCAGGACCATCAATAGCAAGGGCAAACCCTTAGCATTCTATATTTTCAGTAAAGACAAACCTACTGTCAAACGGCTCTTGACCAGTACAAGCTCTGGTGGCGCATGCGTCAATGATGTAATTATCCACGTATCCAATCCTAACCTACCCTTTGGAGGAATCAATGGCAGCGGTATAGGCAGTTGTCATGGTATATTTGGGTTTAAGGCATTTTCACACGAAAGATCTATAGTCTTTCAGTCAGCCCTAAATATATCCAAGCTCATCTATCCACCCTATACAAATAAGGAATGGGTATTGAGACTACTTCGAAAGTATATGTAA